TGCACTGGCCGGAATCCCTAACTCCCGAACGCGAACAGATCATTCAGGAAATACGCGAATGGGTAGCTGCAGACATCATTGCAACACATGAAGGCGCTGTCAGCGAATTCACCAAACGAACCGATGTTGGGATCATTCATCCGCACGAGTCTGCCATCATAAAGATGTATGAAAAAGTTTGTGCCCGAATCGCCGCTGATTACCCGGATTTTGAAGTACATCGCACTGAAATTTCGATCAATATCATTATGAAAGGTGCCAATAAGGGCAGCGGACTGCGATGGCTCTCACAGCTGTGCGATGTGCCGCTCAGTGATATCGCTTATATCGGGGACAGTAGCGGCGATATTCCCGCACTTGAAATTGCCGGCACGGGCTTTACACCTGCAAACGGGATTGGTACACTCAAAAAAATGGCAGGTGTGCATACGACAAAAGGAAAAGCAACTGAAGGGGTGATTGAAGCCTATCATCACATTATCGAGCGGAACAAATCTTAACAACAGATTAGCCTGCAGATTTTAATTGCCGTCTCTACATTTCTTATATTTCGGCCATGTAAACTGGAAGCGCTTTTTTGTCCCGTATTATTCACCACTTCGCAAAATATCCGGTATGAAGCGGATGTTTTGCCGGCAGCCTAAAAAATCCTTCTTCGGAAGTCAGTTTTAACCTGAAAGCTGCATTTTTTCTGTCCGCATACAACATCTTGATGGCATACTCAGGGTACTTTCGTACCGCTAAATACACCTTCATATTTTGTGCGGCCTCGGAATAATCCTGGTGAATCTTTCGGGAAAGCGCCTAATCATTCAAATTCAAACAAATTATGAGTACAAACACCGGAACAGAACCCGTATTAGATGATCAGCGCGTCGAAGCTGAATACGAAGACCACCTGGGTCTGATTGACATTGATTTTGTTGAACTCTATGTAAACAATGCCAAACAAGCCGCCCACTATTACATCAAGAGCTTTGGCTACAATGTAGTCGCCTACCGCGGTCTTGAAACCGGCGTACGGGACAAGGCGTCCTACCTTCTCGAGCAGGGCAACATCCGCCTTGTACTTACCTCACCGCTCACTGGTGATTCCGAAATTGCAGAGCATATACGGGTGCACGGCGATGGTGTGAAGGATATTGCCATGCAGGTCAAAGACGTGCACAAAGCTTACCACGAAAGCATGAAGCGTGGCGCTGAAAGTGCGCTCGAGCCGACTGAATTCACGGACGAGCACGGCACCATCATCATGGCCGGCATTAAAACCTATGGCGACACCATTCACACCTTTATCAACCGCAGCAACTACAACGGCATTTTCTTCCCCGGATTCAAGGAGATGGATTACCCCGTGAAGGGCGAACCCGTCGGAATCGAATTTGTGGATCACTGTGTAGGAAACGTAGAGCTCGGAAAAATGAATCATTGGGTGAAGTTCTATGAAGATGTGCTTGGGTTTACACAGTACCTGCACTTCGATGATAATGATATTGCTACAGAATATTCCGCCCTCATGTCTAAAGTGATGGCTGGCGGACGTGGTCGGATCAAGTTCCCGATTAATGAGCCCGCAGAAGGCAAGAAAAAATCACAAATCGAAGAATATCTCGATTTTTACGGCGGTGCCGGGGTACAGCATGTCGCATTGTTAACATCTGATATCGTTGATACAGTGAGTAAGCTTCAGGCCAATGGCGTACAGTTTCTGCATATCCCTACGACCTACTATAAAACGCTCGAAGAGCGCGTGGGCAAAATCGATGAAAACATCGACGATCTCGAACGACTTGGAATTCTCGTTGACCGCGATGAAGAAGGCTATCTTCTTCAGATTTTCACCAAGCCGGTCTCTGACCGTCCGACCCTGTTCTACGAAATCATACAGCGCAAAGGCGCACGCGGTTTCGGCGTTGGTAATTTCAAGGCCCTGTTTGAGTCGATTGAGCGAGAGCAGGCCGTGCGCGGTAACCTCTGATAAGCCAAATCGGCATTAGACCAATCAAATTTCAAAAGGGGCTGTCAGAAACGGCAGTCCCTTTTCATTCCCGATACACCCTTATTTTTAGAAAATTATGTATTACCACAAGCTTGGTAAATTCCCCCAAAAACGGCATACACAGTTCCGCAGACCCGACGGACAGCTCTATACGGAAGAGCTTTTCGGTGCTGAAGGATTTAGCGGAAGTTCGTCTTTGCTGTACCATCATCACCCGCCCACAACCGTAAAACGCGTTGAACAGGGCGCTGAAATTAAGATAGAACCCTGGAAAGAAGGACTTCTCCGCCATCATCATCTTCTCACCAAAGATCTTAAGCCCTGGGGTGACCCAATAAGCGGACAAATCTGCGTGCTTTTCAACGATGATGTTAAAATCTCGCTCTGTCTGCCGAAAGACGAAATGAACTACTATTATCGCAACGGCGAGCATGATGAGCTGATTTTCATCCACAAAGGCGAAGGCTACATGCAGTCCCAATTCGGCCGGCTCCCGCTCAGGCCCTTTGATTACATCGTGATTCCCCGCGGAACCACGTACAAGCTGCATTTCACAACCGACGACAACCGCATGCTTATCTGCGACTCAACCGGCCCCATCGGTTTCCCGAAGCGCTATGTTTCCAAAATGGGTCAGTTCATGGAAAACAGCCCGTTTTGTGAGCGCGACATCCGCGTGCCAGAAGAGCCTTTATTCATTGATGAATCCGGCGAATTCGAACTGCGAATTCGTAAGCAGGGCCGCTTTCATCACTACTTCTTTGAATTCAATCCTCTTGATGTAGTAGGTTGGGACGGCTACCTGTATCCGTACATCTTCAACATGAAAGACTTTGAACCGATTACCGGACGCGTACATCAGCCGCCACCGGTGCATCAGACCTTTGAAGCGCACAACTACGTAATTTGCTCCTTCTGTCCGCGCAAATACGACTATCATCCGCTTGCCATTCCGGCCCCGTACAATCACTCAAATGTGGACTCAGATGAAGTGCTCTACTACGTCGAAGGCGACTTCATGAGCCGTAAAGGCGTTGAGTTTGCATCCCTGACGCATCACCCGGGCGGCATTCCGCACGGTCCGCATCCGGGCACGGTCGAGAAAAGTATCGGAAAAGAAGGCACCGACGAGTATGCTGTTATGATCGATACCTTCCGTCCGCTGCACCTCACGATGGCAGCCAAAGAAATGGATGACGGTCATTATCCCTATTCCTGGATTGATCACGCCTGATCGGTCTCATTCAATACATCAAAGGCTTCGCAGCTTAGCTATGCTTATGCTGCGAAGCCTTTTTATATTTACCCGATTTTAATCACCCAAAAAAATAACCCCCATGGAAATAAACCCGCAGGAAATCTCACAGCAGGAGCGCTACAAATTACTCATTGGCTCCGTCATTCCGCGCCCGATCGCATTCGTTTCAACGGTCAGCAGCAGGGGAGTGCGGAACCTGTCGCCATTTTCTTATTTCACGGTTGCTGCGGTTAACCCCATGATTGTGGTCTTTTTTCCGCTCCGATTCAAAACCGGCACGGAACGCAAAGACACGGTCAAAAACATCATGGAAACCCGGCAATTCGTTGTTAATATCGCTTCTGAGTCAATCACCGAACAGCTCAACCGAACTTCCGGCATATATGAAGAAGACGCAGATGAATTTGAGATTTCGGGACTTACGGCAGTAGCTTCAAAAGCAGTCGTACCACCCGGTGTAGCCGAATGCAAAATCAGGATGGAATGTGAACTCTACGAAATGATGGCGATAGGGGAGAAAGGAAGCGGCGGGAGTGACGCGATCTTTGGAAAAGTTCTGCACTACTACGCTGATGATGATCTCATTGCAGGTTACAAAATCGACGAGCAGCAGCTCAACCCGATCAGCCGCCTCGGGGGGCTTAAATACGGCATGATCGGAAATATTAAAGAATTGCCGCGGCCCTGACACAATCCCCTTGCTCAAACCAAGGTTCACAAAGTTCAGCGCGGATTTTTTTGGGGGAAAACGCCGTGAACATCACGGTCTTTCGTGGTTTTTCAGAACCCACAAGTCAAAGACGAGTCCCTTGCTTTTTGCGGGTCGAAGTATCCTTAAAGAGCGAATGTAAACTTATGATTGAATCAGCTCCCGGCAAATCAGCATTGAAACTGAAACCAAAAAAAAGACCTGCCCCGATCAAAGGCAGGTCTTTCAGTTCACCCTGATTAAGGGGACTGTCAATTTTCCAGGTTTTCATTGGACTATTTTCAAAGTAAACACCTTGAGTGACTACGTACTGTCACCCTTGCTAAAAAAAATATGGATATTAAAGTATTTAGTGCGCTTCAAACCTACGCAGATACGCACAGCAGCGAAGAAAGTGAAGCCCGTAAATATATTATACAGGCAACGCATAGCGAGCTGCAGTATGCCGATATGCTTTCAGGCAAGCAGGTAGCCGGACTCTTACGGCTACTGATTCAGACCGGGGGATACACCAGGATTCTGGAAGTAGGCATGTTTACCGGCTACGCAACAACCGCAATGGCGGAAGTTATGCCGGATAACGGTCACATCACTACGCTGGAAATGAATACACTGTATGCGGGCATTGCTAAACGCGGATTCAAAATGGCCGGACTGCAAGATAAAATTACAGTCATTATGGGAAGTGCAAGAGAAACGGTGCTGCAACTGAGCGAAACTTACGACTTAATCTTTTTGGACGCCGACAAGCAATGGTACCCGGAATACCTGCGGGTGCTGAAGCCTAAGCTAAAGTCCGGTGGCTTGCTCGTAGCGGATAATGTTTTTTGGTATGGGGGCGTGCTTGAAAACAAAGACCGGAAAAGTCAGGCCATCAACACATTCAACAAAATGCTGCAGCAGGACAACGAAATGGAAGTCGTAATGCTCGGTATCAGAGACGGACTGTCCATTGCAAGAAAGCGATAGCGCAAAAGCACGGGATAAGAGTTCTTAGATATACAATGTAGGAGTACGCCTTTTTTGGGCTCAAGAAGATGTTTTATAATATATATTATGTTAAGTGAAGTTTCTGACTACCGCAAACCACTCCATAATTGTGCCACTATACCTGCCGCCACGGCCTCTTCCCCTTCCCATTCTAAACTCCAAAAAAACTCAGAGCTGCATCTTTCATGCAGTTTAATTCAAAAATGATGTACGCTTTTTGAATCCCTACGCTGCCACCGATTTCATTCGGGAAGTTTGTGTTGTGTCCTTCTATGGTCGAATCTCATCAGCTATTCCCCTTTGATGTCATGTTCTCTGGTTGTAAATCCAGATTATCCCACAGTTTCGAAGTTCTCTAATCGCCAACATGGCATATACAGAACATCCGTTGTTGATGTTTCGAAGCCCACTATCCTTTATTATCCCGATTTGAGCTTGTTCGTTACTTATAGAAGGCACGCCAAAAAGCAAAACCGCATGATCAGCAAAGCTTTTCCCGTATTCTTAAAGGTCGCCTTGCTGTGGCCTGATTACGATCTCTTCGACGCAGCTTCTCTCCGATAAAGTGCAGAGCGTTGCGATGATCCGTCCTACATCTTCAGCGTCAGCCAACCGTTCCGGATCCACGCCGAGTCCGTCCCAGCTCGGGGAATGTGTCTGTCCTAAAATTACAGAAGTAACGGCAACCGATGTGTCCTGTGTAGCCTCACGCAGACTTTGGATGTAACCATTCAGCGCATGCTTTGAAACGCTGTATGCCCCGCAGCGGGCCTGTCCTTTTTGGGCTGTAACCGAGCAAATAAACACAGCCCGCGCTTCAGCCTGATTTGAGAGATGTGGTAACAGAGCCTGCGTTAAACGTATGGCGCTCAGCGCGTTAACTTCAAATTGTTCCCTAAATTCTTCAATGGTGTTTTCAAGGACAGCTACGGGTAAAAAATACCCGGCATTGTTTACCAGCACACCACAGTTCCTTTCTGATACCCGATTGACCAACTCTTTAAGCTCAGCACTATCCGTAAGATCACAACAGATGATTTCAGGTTTCATCCCCCCTGCAGATTCGCACAATCGTGCGGTCTCTTCAAGGCCGTCTTGGTTTCTCGCGGTCAGAATCAGCGGATTCGGAAGGCTTCGGGCCAGTTCGACAGCAATGCTTCGGCCAATTCCCTGACTTGCACCTGTGATGAGTATGCCCGCGACGGCAGCTACAGCCATTTCAGTTAGGGTACGTTTAGGAATTTGTGGGTCTGCAAACTTATGCCCCACTGCGGATTCGCTTTCACATAATCTACAATCAGCGGCATGGACTTGGGCGTATCCCATTCGGGCTGAAGGAGTAAGCGGGTTCCCACCGGACATTTTGCAGCATGTTCTTCAGCCCAGGTCAAATCTTTTTTAGTCAGCACAACGACCTTTAGCTCGTCCACATACGGATAGATTTCATCCACCGGTTTCTTAAAACGCTTGGGCGAAAGGGTAATCCAGTCGAGTTGGCCGCTCAGCGGAGATGAACCGCTCGTTTCAATATGCACTTCAAGGCCGCGGGCTTTAAGGCTACTCGTAAGCGGCAAAAGATCGTGAAGCAGTGGTTCGCCGCCGGTAACTACTACGAAAGCAGCACCGCTTGCTTTCGCAAGATCGGCCACCATACCGGTTTTCAGCCGCGGATGTTTGCTTGCGTCCCAGCTGTCTTTCACATCACACCACCAGCACTTCACATCACAGCCCGCTGTCCGGATAAAATAAGCTGCCCGACCGGAATGTGCACCTTCCCCCTGAATGGTATAAAAGTGCTCCATAATCGGATATTCAACCGAATCAAAGTCCTTCACATCCGTACCTGAAATCATTTGTTCACCGGAAAGAAACATCAGTCAGCCGTGTACTCCACCCAATTGTTTTCAGTTTCCCAGACGGTAACAATGAGCTCTATGCCATCAGGCAGCCGTTTCATGGTTTCCGTGTGCAGGTACTCGGCAATGCGCTCGGCAGTAGTAACAACCGGTATAACCTCATTCAGTACCGCGTGATCCAGCCCGCCTTTTTCGAAATCGGCAGCAGCCCATTTCAGCTCCTTGAAATCACACACCATGTCAGGTGTCTTTAGGTATGCAGATGGATTTAATTTGGTCGATATAGCAGTCATGCGCACTTTGTACGTATGGCCGTGCATGCGGCCGCATTTACCGTCGTATCCCTGAATAAAATGGGCAGAGTCGATTGTAAATTCTGTGTTTAATTTCCAGCGGGGCATAATTACGTTTACAGGTTCTGTTTTAGCTTAATTAGGTAAAATAAGCATATTTTGCGTTCTTTTTGTGAATTGCTATCCTCATCCGAAAATTCGCCCCGGATTGAATTTATCTCCCCTTTTTACCCGCCTCCTCCTAATACTTCTGTTCTTTCCGCAGGCTGTTGCAGCCGATCCCTTTAAGGCAGGAGACGAACCGGAAGCCGTCATTCTCCGCGGACTTTGGCGCTCCGGTGAAATGATTCGCTACGAACTCAACGAGACCGTGCGAATCTATCATCAGGAGCAGCTGATTGAAACACGTGAAAACAGCTCTCTTGTGCATATTGATGTCGCCGCGCACACCCCGGGTCAGCGCTATGTGCTGATATGGCAGCTGCGGGAAACCAATGCGTCACTATTCGACGATCCCGTGCTTGACCGGCACATGCACAGCCTCATTGCCGATGGCCTTGTAATTGAAACCGATGGCTTCGGCGGCATTCGCCAAAGCACCAACATAGACGAACTTTTCGCCCATTTTCAGCTAGCCGTTGCGGAGCTCGATGGTGCCCGTCACTGGGACGGTCGCTCGGATATTCGCGAACAACTCGACTTGTATCTCCGCGATCCTGCCCTGTTTGAAGCCCTCCTTATGCGCGATATTCGCTTCATCTTTGGGTTACACGGCGTTGAAGTCCGCTTTGACGCCGAATTTACGTACGACACCTGGCAGGAAAATCCCTGGGGAGAGCCCGCCGCGTCTCAGGGACGGCTTTTTATTACGGGCTACGACGAGCAGAGCCGCCTCCTAACGGTCGTCAATCAGGTAAGCCTAAAGCCCGAACTAAAGTCCGGTACGCTTGTTCTGCGTGAAGAGCAGACCTATCAGATCGCAGCAGGTACCGGCTGGCCGCAGGAAGTCCGCCTCTTCGACGAAATGGGTGACGGCGAATTCAGGCGGGTACGCGAGCTGCACGTCACCCGCGTTCCCTTCTGAGCAAAAGCCGTCGCGCACCTCCCTCCCATCCAAAAATCTCCCAAAAATATCTCTGTTACTTGGAAAACCTTCATCAGTACATTTACCTCGCTGATCTCCTTGGTGTAGCGGTTTTTGCCATTTCCGGCGCGCTTGCTGCCGGACGCAAAAGCCTGGATTTACTCGGGGTCCTCATCATTGCTGTAGTAACCGCCATCGGCGGGGGTACCCTGCGCGATTTGCTCCTCGGCCGGAGTCCCGTATTCTGGATTGTTGACCCCACCTATCTCTTTGTTATTTTTGCAGCTGCGGGCTTTACCCTTATCTACTCGCGCTACAACAAACCACCCCTGCAATCGCTCCTGATTGCCGACGCCTTCGGCCTTGCTCTGTTTGCGATTCTCGGTGCAACCATTGCCGAAAGCGCGGGCGTCCCGTGGATTATCGTCGTGATTCTTGGAACCATGAGCGGAGTTGCCGGCGGGGTGCTCCGGGATATCATCACCAACGAAATCCCCCTGATTTTACGGCGTGATTTCTATGCTTCCGCCGCTATAGCGGGCATTATGGTCTATTTGCTTCTGAATGAAGCCGGTCTACCGCAAAACGGCGCCTACTTTGCCGGCTTCGGAGTCGCGCTGAGCCTGCGACTTGCTGCCATTTTCAAAGGCCTGCGACTGCCGGTATTCCAGCTTCCGGAAGAGCCGAGTTAGCCGCAAAAAGCATGACCACCTTTTGCAGCCCTGCAACCAAAGGCACGGGCAGGTCCGGTTTTTATTATTTTGGGTAAACTTCCAGAACATCAGGAGCTTGGGTGACAGATTGTGAGACCCCAAACCTAAGATGAATGCGTTGCTTTTTGGTTTCCGTATTAAACCGAGCACCAAGCCTTGAAACAGCTGTGCGAAAAACAGAACTCAAACGCTACATGCCGGATTGCCTTTAAAATCCCCCAAATAAGGCCTCACAAAAATTACCGCTGTGCTGCCACAATCCGCTTGTTGAAGACGAGCAGTAAAATCAGAAGTACGCCGGTCTGAAACACGAAAGTCGCAAAGGAATAAAGATCAAAAGGGTTGAACCAGCTGTCCGGTGCGAACACAAAAACGGACTGATACAGCCACCATCCCAAAAGAATACAGGCCTCAGCCGGTACTACATATTTGATCAGGAAAGTCCAGAGCCGGTGTACGCTTTTCACGGCTTCATCCATACATAATATCTCGCTTGCGAAGCGGTCTGCACCAAACTTGATAATCCCGAGCGCGATAAAAAATCCGGAGACCATCAGTCCAACGCCCCATACAAAATCCTGATTGGCAAAGATATCAAGCGAAAGCGCTGAAGGAAGTCCGAAAATAAAGCCCAGAATGCAAACCAGGCCGGTTGCTTTGTAGCGAAGCCAGCCGCTATCTACCAGCACTTTGGTCGCCAGCTCAATCATGGCAATCAGACTACTGAAAGCGGCAAACATTAGCGCAAGGAAAAAGAGAATGGCAAACGCCCTGCCGCCTGGTATCTCCAGGAAGAGCTGCGGCATCCAGATGAAGGTCAGCCCCGTTGAAGCGGGACCGGACGTTTGCATTACTTCTACGATTTGTGCCTGCGTCATTCCGGCGCCCAATATGGCGAAAACCGTGGCAAAAATGGTGACCGCAGCCCACAGGGAAACCAGGTTGTTCCCGATTCCGGTCTGAAAGGCGCTCTTTATGATCCGGTCGTTTTTGCGCATGTACGCGCCATATGTAAGGATGAGCCCCCAGCCTGCGCCGGTATCCCAGGCATTCTGAGTGAGCGCTTCAAGCCAAATCCTGCCATTTCCCAGCATAGACCAGTCCGGTGTGAACAGGTAGGTCAGCCCGGCGCCGCTGCCCGGCAGGGTGATGGCCCGAATCCCGGCAATAATCAAAATCACCAGCAGGGTCGGCACCAAAAACAGATTTACCCGCTCAATCATCTTCACGCCTTTGAACACCACAAGTCCGGCCAGCATGATGGCCGCGGCATGAAAAACCGATGGCATCATGCTCCCCTGAAAAGAATCCCAAACAGCATTTGCCGTCTCCATGTCGGCTGGCAGCGGTACGAACAGGGATTGCGCGAGATAGTACATGGTCCATCCCGTCACGACGCTGTAGTAGAACATAATGGCTGTTGCCACAAACCCGATGAAGCCGCCCATCCAGGCAAATTTAGCCCCAAGCAGTTTGATGAAAGAGCCAATCACCCCGCGTCTGCCGTTGCGCCCCAGCGCATATTCAGCGATGATGAGTGGAATTGACCAAAGCAGCAGCGATATTACCCAGGCCAAAATAAAAACGCCTGCGCCCTCTTCACCGCCGTTTTGCGCAGCAATTCTCGGGAAGCGCCAGATATTACCCGTACCGACCGCAATGCCGAGTACGCTGATGATGAGCCCCCACTTTGTCGTAAACCGCTGCAGTGCAAGTTTCGCTTCTGCCATAAGATTAGATTCGTTTGATGTCTGTTCAGTCCGGCCTGTTCCGCGTCATTTACCCGGAAAATCCTGTTCGCAGGGCGTACCAGAGACCTTGCCCCTCCTCAGTACCCGCCTCACGCTGATCTCCCGGATTTTACCGCTAAACACTGAACATGTCGGATGTTACATCCCACAGTACAGATCATATAAATAACGCGGGTTTATGCATTCGGCGCAAAGTATAGGTTTCACGAGCAGTTTGCAATATGAAATCCCCTGCGGGAGCGGTCGAAAGCTCAGCGGTTTATTTCGGTATCAGCATCGGTCTCAGTAGTTTCATCTGAATAGCCCTCAGCCGCTTCGCGCTGTTCTTCGAGCCAGCGCTGTGCCCGATTGCTGAAGGATCGGTCACCCGGCATAAGCGAGATCGTTTCAAGAAGGGCCGCGGCCTCTTCTGTGCCAAGTTCAATCAGCGCATCC
This genomic stretch from Cyclonatronum proteinivorum harbors:
- a CDS encoding HAD-IIB family hydrolase; the protein is MTSLFVLDIDGCITMPFQTPDWQALTRLRELNDLSRLRPEIPALSICSGRPQPYVEAVGQWLGMYKPLIFESGGGMFDPRDVSLHWPESLTPEREQIIQEIREWVAADIIATHEGAVSEFTKRTDVGIIHPHESAIIKMYEKVCARIAADYPDFEVHRTEISINIIMKGANKGSGLRWLSQLCDVPLSDIAYIGDSSGDIPALEIAGTGFTPANGIGTLKKMAGVHTTKGKATEGVIEAYHHIIERNKS
- the hppD gene encoding 4-hydroxyphenylpyruvate dioxygenase, giving the protein MSTNTGTEPVLDDQRVEAEYEDHLGLIDIDFVELYVNNAKQAAHYYIKSFGYNVVAYRGLETGVRDKASYLLEQGNIRLVLTSPLTGDSEIAEHIRVHGDGVKDIAMQVKDVHKAYHESMKRGAESALEPTEFTDEHGTIIMAGIKTYGDTIHTFINRSNYNGIFFPGFKEMDYPVKGEPVGIEFVDHCVGNVELGKMNHWVKFYEDVLGFTQYLHFDDNDIATEYSALMSKVMAGGRGRIKFPINEPAEGKKKSQIEEYLDFYGGAGVQHVALLTSDIVDTVSKLQANGVQFLHIPTTYYKTLEERVGKIDENIDDLERLGILVDRDEEGYLLQIFTKPVSDRPTLFYEIIQRKGARGFGVGNFKALFESIEREQAVRGNL
- a CDS encoding homogentisate 1,2-dioxygenase, whose translation is MMYYHKLGKFPQKRHTQFRRPDGQLYTEELFGAEGFSGSSSLLYHHHPPTTVKRVEQGAEIKIEPWKEGLLRHHHLLTKDLKPWGDPISGQICVLFNDDVKISLCLPKDEMNYYYRNGEHDELIFIHKGEGYMQSQFGRLPLRPFDYIVIPRGTTYKLHFTTDDNRMLICDSTGPIGFPKRYVSKMGQFMENSPFCERDIRVPEEPLFIDESGEFELRIRKQGRFHHYFFEFNPLDVVGWDGYLYPYIFNMKDFEPITGRVHQPPPVHQTFEAHNYVICSFCPRKYDYHPLAIPAPYNHSNVDSDEVLYYVEGDFMSRKGVEFASLTHHPGGIPHGPHPGTVEKSIGKEGTDEYAVMIDTFRPLHLTMAAKEMDDGHYPYSWIDHA
- a CDS encoding flavin reductase family protein — encoded protein: MEINPQEISQQERYKLLIGSVIPRPIAFVSTVSSRGVRNLSPFSYFTVAAVNPMIVVFFPLRFKTGTERKDTVKNIMETRQFVVNIASESITEQLNRTSGIYEEDADEFEISGLTAVASKAVVPPGVAECKIRMECELYEMMAIGEKGSGGSDAIFGKVLHYYADDDLIAGYKIDEQQLNPISRLGGLKYGMIGNIKELPRP
- a CDS encoding O-methyltransferase produces the protein MDIKVFSALQTYADTHSSEESEARKYIIQATHSELQYADMLSGKQVAGLLRLLIQTGGYTRILEVGMFTGYATTAMAEVMPDNGHITTLEMNTLYAGIAKRGFKMAGLQDKITVIMGSARETVLQLSETYDLIFLDADKQWYPEYLRVLKPKLKSGGLLVADNVFWYGGVLENKDRKSQAINTFNKMLQQDNEMEVVMLGIRDGLSIARKR
- a CDS encoding SDR family NAD(P)-dependent oxidoreductase, whose protein sequence is MAVAAVAGILITGASQGIGRSIAVELARSLPNPLILTARNQDGLEETARLCESAGGMKPEIICCDLTDSAELKELVNRVSERNCGVLVNNAGYFLPVAVLENTIEEFREQFEVNALSAIRLTQALLPHLSNQAEARAVFICSVTAQKGQARCGAYSVSKHALNGYIQSLREATQDTSVAVTSVILGQTHSPSWDGLGVDPERLADAEDVGRIIATLCTLSERSCVEEIVIRPQQGDL
- a CDS encoding 7-carboxy-7-deazaguanine synthase QueE translates to MFLSGEQMISGTDVKDFDSVEYPIMEHFYTIQGEGAHSGRAAYFIRTAGCDVKCWWCDVKDSWDASKHPRLKTGMVADLAKASGAAFVVVTGGEPLLHDLLPLTSSLKARGLEVHIETSGSSPLSGQLDWITLSPKRFKKPVDEIYPYVDELKVVVLTKKDLTWAEEHAAKCPVGTRLLLQPEWDTPKSMPLIVDYVKANPQWGISLQTHKFLNVP
- a CDS encoding 6-pyruvoyl trahydropterin synthase family protein, with protein sequence MPRWKLNTEFTIDSAHFIQGYDGKCGRMHGHTYKVRMTAISTKLNPSAYLKTPDMVCDFKELKWAAADFEKGGLDHAVLNEVIPVVTTAERIAEYLHTETMKRLPDGIELIVTVWETENNWVEYTAD
- a CDS encoding trimeric intracellular cation channel family protein, with the protein product MENLHQYIYLADLLGVAVFAISGALAAGRKSLDLLGVLIIAVVTAIGGGTLRDLLLGRSPVFWIVDPTYLFVIFAAAGFTLIYSRYNKPPLQSLLIADAFGLALFAILGATIAESAGVPWIIVVILGTMSGVAGGVLRDIITNEIPLILRRDFYASAAIAGIMVYLLLNEAGLPQNGAYFAGFGVALSLRLAAIFKGLRLPVFQLPEEPS
- a CDS encoding sodium-dependent transporter → MAEAKLALQRFTTKWGLIISVLGIAVGTGNIWRFPRIAAQNGGEEGAGVFILAWVISLLLWSIPLIIAEYALGRNGRRGVIGSFIKLLGAKFAWMGGFIGFVATAIMFYYSVVTGWTMYYLAQSLFVPLPADMETANAVWDSFQGSMMPSVFHAAAIMLAGLVVFKGVKMIERVNLFLVPTLLVILIIAGIRAITLPGSGAGLTYLFTPDWSMLGNGRIWLEALTQNAWDTGAGWGLILTYGAYMRKNDRIIKSAFQTGIGNNLVSLWAAVTIFATVFAILGAGMTQAQIVEVMQTSGPASTGLTFIWMPQLFLEIPGGRAFAILFFLALMFAAFSSLIAMIELATKVLVDSGWLRYKATGLVCILGFIFGLPSALSLDIFANQDFVWGVGLMVSGFFIALGIIKFGADRFASEILCMDEAVKSVHRLWTFLIKYVVPAEACILLGWWLYQSVFVFAPDSWFNPFDLYSFATFVFQTGVLLILLLVFNKRIVAAQR